In the genome of Actinomadura graeca, one region contains:
- a CDS encoding ABC transporter ATP-binding protein gives MFGRKAVDRAGAAAVPGEALRLEDVRKVYGTEGNQVVALDGVSLSLPSGSFTAVMGPSGSGKSTLLQCAAGLDRPTGGRVFVDGALLAGDGEAALTRFRRERIGFVFQQFNLLPTLTVMQNVTLPLKLAGRKVDRRRAQAILERVGLGDRLGHLPAELSGGQQQRVAIARALVTEPRVVFGDEPTGALDTRSARDVLALLQESVRMFGQTVVMVTHDPVAASCADSVLYLADGRIVGHQQAPTAEAVAERMTHLADEVERQRATTEAGR, from the coding sequence ATGTTCGGACGTAAGGCGGTGGACCGGGCCGGGGCGGCCGCGGTCCCGGGCGAGGCGCTCCGGCTGGAGGACGTGCGCAAGGTCTACGGGACCGAGGGCAACCAGGTCGTGGCGCTGGACGGGGTGTCGCTGTCGCTGCCGTCCGGGTCGTTCACCGCCGTGATGGGCCCGTCGGGTTCCGGCAAGAGCACGCTGCTCCAGTGCGCGGCGGGCCTCGACCGTCCGACCGGGGGACGGGTGTTCGTGGACGGCGCGCTGCTCGCGGGTGACGGCGAGGCCGCGCTCACCAGGTTCCGGCGCGAGCGCATCGGGTTCGTGTTCCAGCAGTTCAACCTGCTGCCGACGCTGACGGTCATGCAGAACGTGACGCTGCCGCTGAAGCTCGCGGGACGCAAGGTCGACCGGCGGCGCGCGCAGGCGATCCTGGAGCGGGTCGGTCTCGGGGACCGGCTCGGGCACCTTCCGGCGGAGCTGTCCGGAGGGCAGCAGCAGCGCGTCGCCATCGCCCGGGCCCTGGTCACCGAGCCGCGCGTGGTGTTCGGGGACGAGCCGACCGGCGCGCTCGACACCCGCAGCGCGCGGGACGTGCTGGCGCTGCTCCAGGAGTCCGTGCGGATGTTCGGGCAGACGGTGGTCATGGTGACGCACGACCCGGTCGCCGCGTCCTGCGCCGACTCCGTCCTCTACCTGGCGGACGGGCGGATCGTCGGGCACCAGCAGGCACCGACCGCCGAGGCGGTCGCCGAGCGGATGACGCACCTCGCCGACGAGGTCGAGCGGCAGCGCGCCACGACGGAGGCGGGACGATGA
- a CDS encoding helix-turn-helix transcriptional regulator, which yields MRGFSEAAKSGASTDELAGALSRAVAPAVAHDAVVLAGTSPAMGPGRLSFSFWHGFEIAFGRGLLHNHYAGHDPFPLEVLARRRLPVAVLGSGHRDGRQERAAADLMLRHGVGCELRVLLRDTRGVWGVLGLLRSQGGRPFDEADVLRAVRLTPDLVAVMREYVTAGPLTAADPAPLPGVIIVGSDHTIRAATAQAVRWEKDLRPRSDVPDWCGESLLAGLAMRARGRPGDCDADVPQFVGPSAAYGRWVACHAQPLSGDGAGDVAIVVQSATTGQRLPSFCDWYGITARERQIIVQLCDAAAPKQIARRLGLSAYTVNDHLKSIYRKTGACGRGELLAAIANP from the coding sequence ATGCGGGGATTCTCTGAGGCCGCCAAGAGTGGCGCGAGTACCGATGAGCTGGCCGGGGCGCTGTCGCGGGCCGTCGCGCCCGCCGTCGCGCATGACGCCGTGGTGCTGGCGGGGACCAGCCCGGCGATGGGGCCCGGCCGGCTGTCGTTCAGTTTCTGGCATGGGTTCGAGATCGCCTTCGGGCGCGGGCTGCTGCACAACCACTACGCCGGTCACGATCCGTTCCCGCTGGAGGTCCTCGCACGGCGGCGGCTGCCGGTGGCGGTCTTGGGGAGCGGTCACCGGGACGGGCGGCAGGAGCGGGCGGCTGCGGACCTGATGCTCCGGCACGGTGTCGGGTGCGAGCTCCGGGTCCTGCTGCGCGACACCCGGGGTGTCTGGGGGGTGCTGGGATTGCTGCGCTCCCAGGGCGGCCGACCGTTCGACGAGGCCGACGTGCTGCGGGCCGTGCGGCTGACACCGGACCTGGTGGCGGTCATGCGCGAGTACGTCACCGCCGGGCCGCTCACGGCGGCGGATCCGGCGCCGCTGCCCGGGGTGATCATCGTCGGGTCCGACCACACGATTCGCGCCGCCACCGCCCAGGCCGTCCGGTGGGAGAAGGATCTGCGGCCCCGCAGCGACGTCCCCGACTGGTGCGGCGAGTCCTTGCTTGCGGGGCTTGCCATGCGGGCCCGCGGGCGCCCCGGTGACTGCGATGCCGACGTCCCGCAGTTCGTGGGTCCCTCCGCCGCGTACGGACGGTGGGTCGCCTGCCACGCGCAGCCGCTGTCCGGAGACGGCGCCGGGGACGTGGCGATCGTCGTCCAGTCGGCCACCACCGGGCAGAGGCTGCCGTCCTTCTGCGACTGGTACGGCATCACCGCACGGGAACGCCAGATCATCGTCCAGCTGTGCGACGCGGCGGCACCCAAGCAGATCGCCCGCCGTCTCGGCCTGTCGGCGTACACGGTCAACGACCACCTGAAATCGATCTACCGCAAGACCGGTGCGTGCGGACGCGGCGAACTCCTCGCGGCCATCGCCAATCCCTGA
- a CDS encoding C1 family peptidase: MPTNERPLDLEEVRAALEEAGNPWEAGETSVSHLIGTDFEGYLGLEVGEEELAEATEEPAEEAAVEIFGLPTSFDLRSVDGKNYTTPVRRQNPSCACVAFAVAAVMEHVARYSAKNTSLDVQLSVGDIHYCLGKKKCLETQKTGDALKAVKESKVAYEKCYPWSTGDQECKVNKDCKEKNNAALTQYRQLKGTKKVEEMKECISKYGSVTAGIMVYDDFKTYKGGIYKFVKGTAQGAHCITLVGYNDTEKYWIGKNSWGTDWGEQGFFRVAYGQCKVGELASWCVEGVTLHTQAKAEQAPRQRVTSR, translated from the coding sequence GTGCCGACGAATGAACGTCCACTTGATCTAGAAGAAGTGCGCGCCGCCCTGGAAGAGGCAGGAAATCCTTGGGAGGCGGGTGAGACTTCGGTCAGTCACCTCATCGGAACCGACTTCGAGGGCTATCTGGGCCTGGAGGTGGGTGAAGAGGAACTTGCCGAGGCGACCGAAGAGCCGGCGGAGGAGGCCGCGGTCGAGATCTTCGGGCTGCCGACGTCCTTCGATCTGCGCAGTGTGGACGGCAAGAACTACACGACACCGGTGCGCAGGCAGAATCCCTCGTGCGCCTGCGTGGCCTTCGCCGTGGCGGCCGTCATGGAGCACGTGGCCCGCTACAGCGCGAAGAACACCAGTCTCGACGTTCAGCTCTCCGTGGGCGACATTCATTATTGCCTTGGCAAGAAGAAATGCCTCGAAACCCAGAAGACGGGTGATGCGCTGAAGGCCGTGAAAGAAAGCAAGGTCGCCTATGAGAAGTGCTACCCCTGGTCGACCGGGGACCAGGAGTGCAAGGTCAACAAAGATTGCAAGGAGAAGAATAACGCCGCTCTCACTCAGTACAGGCAGCTCAAGGGCACCAAAAAGGTCGAGGAGATGAAGGAGTGCATCTCCAAGTACGGCTCGGTGACTGCGGGCATCATGGTCTATGACGATTTCAAGACCTACAAGGGCGGGATCTACAAGTTCGTCAAAGGCACCGCCCAAGGTGCGCACTGCATCACTCTCGTGGGCTACAACGACACCGAAAAGTACTGGATAGGCAAGAACAGCTGGGGCACCGACTGGGGCGAGCAAGGGTTCTTCCGCGTCGCGTACGGCCAGTGCAAAGTGGGTGAGCTGGCGAGCTGGTGTGTGGAAGGGGTGACGCTGCACACTCAGGCCAAGGCCGAGCAGGCGCCACGGCAGCGCGTAACGAGCCGTTGA
- a CDS encoding DUF6603 domain-containing protein: MDVKALTEWLGRIDTKKPLTIPQDLPDGLDFRNDVDMSALRYWETRIKEGTKALKELVPDLTKLTLTGKPVEGVTLTLRFFAAADKPQDTDLVIGVELIVSLDTHDVFKDLVGVGIRQVRLNYRIEKKGGDPTTKKWRVRIRLSVDADRLVELITDVGQQVSWGPFTFTSPKFPSWSLADTLTALRIPGVTMPDVPLPPKVFPDVGELTLRYERVGTKGYRVLIYPSEQRLRAGWAVGLLRPDTDEGKATWAASGLLQIGTVKLSDLDVLRGQLPPDSDLSLSLQVVYASRDLGKDDVTTLNQVLKDAKVGGEMPTGWRLNPGVTWCAHVQIGQRPSERYTLLVRPKHKAPKTYRALGETTSSPGKRPEGPVRTQRSLGPLHLKELTLRYLDGRRPRVVLSLDAALAAAGLTVEAAGLGLEVELKENPRADVVLGGLGVAYSRPPLEAAGSLVRREPGGDIDFAYDGLIMIKAARWGLMAFGSYASMTAKDARPGYTSVFLFGALLGTFGGPPPVVFTGVCGGFGYNSKVRFPAIDQVTAFPFVKALDPDGYEDLTKKNFGEPVTPGTVLAKITGGEDAWVVPAVGELWLAAGVAFSVAQIVDVQALLMVQLGDDIVVGLLGACTIDLPAPRKTGRKVPGVAHVELGIRAVYQASTGEFSLAAALSDNSWLAHQECKLTGGAAIHVWAPPSPYAGDFVASLGGYHPAFERTKPRHYPDVPRLGLSWSVGSAVSVRGQLYAAVTPAAAMVGGRLEVNYRAGGLHAWLTAYFDVIVRWAPLYYDAEIGLSIGCSFTVRAWLFTVTVRLEIGARLRLWGPPTRGTARLKAGPFNVEIKIGSGEEPLRGPLGWDDFRKQQLPDKPVTVSAVSGLVTDPVKVKKAGPGHWVATTDGFSFATRSAMPATTLTYDGKAVDGKTRTLHVRPMEKENATSTHAVVLKAKSGSSAVPVAFAAGDTGKPWYGRVSTAQVPKALWGDKGTAAQVPGKDQTLPGAVGVDIVIGPPTIEGIAFSVPHRLLRFKDVRAKVNPLAAQPKRDDADPPDTDADEIARKLRTALIDLGALVGWKG, from the coding sequence ATGGACGTCAAGGCTCTGACCGAGTGGCTCGGCCGGATCGACACGAAGAAGCCCCTTACCATTCCGCAGGACCTCCCAGACGGTCTGGACTTCCGGAACGACGTCGACATGTCCGCGTTGAGATACTGGGAGACGAGGATCAAGGAGGGGACCAAGGCTCTCAAAGAGCTGGTCCCTGACCTGACGAAGCTGACGCTGACGGGAAAGCCGGTCGAGGGCGTCACGCTGACCCTGAGGTTCTTCGCCGCCGCCGACAAGCCGCAGGACACCGACCTGGTCATCGGCGTCGAGCTGATCGTCTCCCTGGACACGCACGACGTGTTCAAAGACCTGGTCGGCGTCGGCATACGCCAGGTACGCCTGAACTACCGCATCGAGAAGAAAGGCGGCGACCCGACCACCAAGAAATGGCGGGTGCGGATACGCCTGTCGGTCGACGCCGACCGGCTCGTCGAGCTGATCACGGACGTCGGCCAGCAGGTCTCGTGGGGGCCCTTCACCTTCACATCGCCGAAGTTCCCTTCCTGGTCGCTGGCCGACACCCTCACGGCGTTGCGGATTCCCGGTGTGACGATGCCCGACGTCCCCCTGCCGCCCAAGGTGTTCCCCGACGTCGGTGAGCTGACCCTGCGTTATGAACGCGTCGGCACGAAGGGATATCGCGTCCTGATCTACCCTTCGGAGCAGAGGCTCAGAGCAGGCTGGGCGGTCGGCCTGCTGCGCCCGGACACCGACGAGGGGAAGGCGACCTGGGCCGCGTCGGGGCTCCTCCAGATCGGCACGGTGAAACTGTCGGACCTCGACGTGCTGCGGGGCCAGCTTCCGCCCGACAGCGACCTCTCATTGTCCCTCCAGGTCGTCTACGCCAGCCGCGATCTGGGCAAGGACGATGTGACAACCCTCAACCAGGTTCTCAAGGACGCCAAGGTCGGCGGCGAGATGCCCACCGGCTGGCGGCTGAATCCCGGCGTCACCTGGTGCGCCCACGTCCAGATCGGGCAGCGGCCCAGCGAGCGCTACACGCTGCTGGTCCGGCCCAAGCACAAGGCGCCCAAGACCTATCGCGCCCTGGGCGAGACGACGTCCTCCCCGGGCAAGCGGCCGGAGGGCCCGGTGCGCACTCAGCGCTCGCTGGGTCCGCTGCATCTCAAGGAACTCACGCTCCGCTACCTCGACGGCCGGCGTCCCCGCGTGGTGCTGTCCCTCGACGCCGCTCTGGCCGCGGCCGGGCTGACGGTGGAGGCCGCCGGCCTGGGCCTCGAAGTGGAACTGAAGGAGAACCCGAGGGCCGATGTCGTCCTGGGCGGGCTGGGCGTGGCCTACAGCCGGCCACCGCTGGAGGCCGCCGGCAGTCTCGTCCGCCGTGAGCCGGGCGGCGATATCGACTTCGCCTACGACGGCCTGATCATGATCAAGGCCGCCCGCTGGGGCCTGATGGCGTTCGGCTCCTACGCGTCGATGACGGCCAAGGACGCACGGCCCGGCTACACCTCCGTGTTCCTGTTCGGCGCGCTGCTCGGCACGTTCGGCGGCCCGCCCCCGGTGGTGTTCACGGGCGTGTGCGGCGGTTTCGGCTACAACAGCAAGGTCCGATTCCCCGCCATCGACCAGGTGACGGCCTTCCCGTTCGTCAAGGCCCTGGATCCCGACGGTTATGAGGACCTCACCAAGAAGAACTTCGGCGAGCCGGTCACGCCGGGGACCGTCCTGGCGAAGATCACCGGCGGGGAGGACGCCTGGGTCGTGCCCGCCGTCGGCGAACTCTGGCTCGCCGCAGGGGTGGCGTTCTCCGTCGCGCAGATCGTGGACGTGCAGGCGCTCCTCATGGTCCAGCTCGGCGACGACATCGTCGTCGGTCTGCTCGGCGCATGCACGATCGACCTTCCCGCGCCCAGGAAGACCGGTAGGAAGGTGCCCGGCGTCGCCCACGTCGAACTGGGCATCCGCGCCGTGTACCAGGCGTCCACCGGCGAGTTCTCGCTGGCGGCGGCCCTGTCGGACAATTCCTGGCTGGCGCACCAGGAGTGCAAGCTGACCGGCGGCGCCGCGATCCACGTGTGGGCGCCTCCCAGCCCGTACGCCGGTGACTTCGTGGCCAGCCTCGGCGGCTACCATCCGGCCTTCGAGCGGACGAAGCCCCGCCACTACCCGGACGTCCCGAGGCTCGGACTGTCCTGGTCGGTCGGCTCGGCGGTCAGCGTCCGCGGCCAGTTGTACGCCGCCGTGACCCCCGCGGCGGCCATGGTCGGCGGGCGCCTGGAGGTCAACTACCGCGCGGGCGGGCTGCACGCCTGGCTGACCGCCTACTTCGACGTGATCGTCCGATGGGCGCCGCTGTATTACGACGCCGAGATCGGCCTGTCCATCGGCTGCTCTTTCACCGTCCGGGCCTGGCTGTTCACCGTGACGGTCCGCCTGGAGATCGGCGCCCGGCTGCGCCTCTGGGGCCCGCCGACGCGCGGCACCGCCCGGCTGAAGGCCGGTCCGTTCAACGTCGAGATCAAGATCGGAAGCGGGGAGGAGCCACTCCGCGGGCCGCTCGGCTGGGACGACTTCCGCAAGCAGCAGCTGCCGGACAAGCCGGTGACGGTGAGCGCTGTCAGCGGCCTGGTCACCGACCCGGTCAAGGTCAAGAAGGCAGGCCCCGGCCACTGGGTGGCCACCACGGACGGATTCTCCTTCGCCACCCGCTCGGCGATGCCCGCCACCACCCTCACCTACGACGGCAAGGCCGTCGACGGGAAGACCCGGACCCTCCACGTCCGGCCGATGGAGAAGGAGAACGCCACCTCCACCCATGCCGTGGTGCTCAAGGCCAAGAGCGGTTCCAGCGCGGTCCCCGTCGCGTTCGCCGCCGGTGACACCGGGAAGCCGTGGTACGGGCGGGTCTCCACCGCCCAGGTCCCGAAGGCGCTCTGGGGGGACAAGGGCACCGCCGCGCAGGTCCCCGGGAAGGACCAGACGCTCCCCGGCGCGGTCGGCGTGGACATCGTCATCGGGCCTCCCACGATCGAGGGCATCGCGTTCTCCGTCCCGCACCGCCTGCTGCGGTTCAAGGACGTCAGGGCGAAGGTCAACCCGCTGGCGGCCCAGCCGAAGCGCGACGACGCCGATCCTCCCGACACGGACGCGGACGAGATCGCCAGGAAACTCCGCACCGCGCTGATCGACCTCGGTGCCCTGGTCGGCTGGAAGGGATAG